One genomic segment of Natronospira proteinivora includes these proteins:
- the rpoH gene encoding RNA polymerase sigma factor RpoH, translated as MADKKALTLKNNAALALAGPSNSLDAYLSAVSSIPVLSEDEEHDLAVRYHDEGDLDAARTLVLSNLRFVVHVARGYQGYGLPFADLIQEGNVGLMKAVKRFDPSVGVRLISFAVHWIRAEIHEYVIRNWRIVKIATTKAQRKLFFNLRKAKHRLGWFSKDEVDNVARDLGVSSEQVMEMEGRLAHHDVAFDPYPGANDDEEGSYAPAHYLPDSSSDPAVAVEADDWSDSGSRRLSQALSRLDERSRHIVQSRWMSEDGKTTLHDLADEYGVSAERIRQIENSAIKKLRGYMAA; from the coding sequence ATGGCGGATAAGAAAGCTTTAACCCTCAAAAACAATGCCGCATTGGCGCTGGCCGGTCCGTCCAACAGCCTGGACGCCTATCTCAGTGCCGTGAGCAGCATCCCCGTGCTCTCCGAAGATGAAGAGCACGACCTGGCCGTGCGTTACCACGACGAAGGCGACCTGGATGCGGCCCGCACCCTGGTCCTCTCCAATCTGCGTTTCGTGGTCCATGTGGCCCGGGGTTACCAGGGCTACGGCCTGCCCTTTGCCGACCTGATCCAGGAAGGCAATGTGGGCCTGATGAAGGCGGTCAAGCGCTTCGACCCCAGTGTTGGCGTCCGCCTGATTTCCTTCGCCGTGCACTGGATTCGTGCCGAGATTCACGAGTACGTGATCCGCAACTGGCGGATTGTGAAAATCGCCACCACCAAGGCCCAGCGCAAGCTCTTTTTCAACCTGCGCAAGGCCAAGCATCGTCTGGGCTGGTTCAGCAAGGACGAAGTAGACAACGTGGCACGGGATCTGGGTGTGAGCAGCGAACAGGTGATGGAAATGGAAGGCCGCCTGGCCCACCATGACGTGGCCTTTGACCCCTATCCCGGCGCCAATGACGATGAGGAGGGCAGCTACGCTCCGGCCCACTACCTGCCTGACAGCAGCAGTGACCCGGCCGTAGCCGTTGAGGCCGATGACTGGAGTGACTCCGGCAGCCGCCGCCTGAGCCAGGCCTTAAGCCGCCTGGATGAGCGTTCCCGTCACATCGTCCAGTCCCGCTGGATGAGCGAGGATGGCAAGACCACTTTGCATGATCTGGCCGACGAGTACGGCGTCTCCGCCGAACGAATCCGCCAGATCGAGAACAGCGCCATCAAGAAACTCAGGGGCTACATGGCCGCCTAA
- the ftsX gene encoding permease-like cell division protein FtsX has protein sequence MASRRPNRLRPDRSARRPNPPKRDKKGARRGGLGLIARFQAWLLRHAQTLVFTLGRISRRPGSSSLTAGVIGVALALPAAMYVLVENTSGLAGNWEGVSRVSVFMEPGSPESRARSLREELEARSEVSQVEHISAEAAMEEFTERSGFGDALAVLEENPLPPVLVVHPTESAATPEGLRALVSELQDLEEVDLVQVDTQWIERFHAMLEIAERGIAVVAALLALAVLIVVGNTIRLEIQNRREEIEVTKLVGATDAFIRRPFLYTGLWYGVFGGVLACLLVTGAVWVLHDPVRSLAGLYGSGFQLSGLGFLPSLQVLGVGALLGWGGSWLAVARHLSEIEPA, from the coding sequence ATGGCCTCTCGACGCCCCAATCGACTTCGCCCGGACCGCTCTGCCCGCCGGCCCAATCCCCCCAAGCGCGACAAGAAGGGCGCCCGTCGCGGTGGTCTGGGCCTGATTGCCCGCTTCCAGGCCTGGTTGCTGCGTCACGCCCAGACCCTGGTCTTTACCCTGGGCCGAATCTCGCGCCGGCCCGGTTCCAGCTCACTCACCGCCGGGGTGATCGGCGTGGCCCTGGCCCTGCCGGCGGCCATGTATGTGTTGGTGGAAAACACCAGTGGCCTGGCCGGCAATTGGGAAGGGGTTTCGCGGGTCTCGGTCTTCATGGAGCCGGGCAGCCCGGAATCCCGGGCGCGTTCCCTGCGGGAGGAGTTGGAGGCCCGCTCGGAAGTGTCCCAGGTGGAGCACATCAGTGCCGAGGCGGCCATGGAGGAGTTCACGGAGCGTTCGGGCTTCGGTGATGCCCTGGCGGTGCTGGAGGAGAATCCCCTGCCCCCGGTGCTGGTGGTGCATCCCACCGAGTCGGCGGCCACGCCGGAGGGGCTGCGGGCCCTGGTCTCGGAACTGCAGGACCTGGAGGAAGTAGACCTGGTGCAGGTGGATACCCAGTGGATTGAGCGGTTCCACGCCATGCTGGAGATTGCCGAACGGGGCATTGCGGTTGTGGCGGCGCTGCTGGCCCTCGCGGTGTTGATTGTGGTGGGTAATACCATCCGCCTGGAGATCCAGAACCGGCGGGAGGAGATTGAGGTCACCAAGCTGGTGGGGGCAACGGATGCCTTTATACGCCGACCCTTCCTCTATACCGGGCTCTGGTACGGAGTGTTTGGCGGGGTGTTGGCCTGTCTGCTGGTGACCGGGGCGGTCTGGGTGCTGCATGATCCGGTGCGTTCCCTGGCGGGGCTCTACGGCAGCGGTTTCCAGTTGTCCGGCCTGGGTTTTCTGCCCAGTCTGCAGGTGCTCGGGGTCGGGGCCTTGCTGGGCTGGGGCGGCAGCTGGCTGGCGGTGGCCCGCCACCTGAGTGAAATCGAGCCGGCCTGA